A part of Neovison vison isolate M4711 chromosome 8, ASM_NN_V1, whole genome shotgun sequence genomic DNA contains:
- the PPM1B gene encoding protein phosphatase 1B isoform X2, whose protein sequence is MGAFLDKPKTEKHNAHGAGNGLRYGLSSMQGWRVEMEDAHTAVVGIPHGLEDWSFFAVYDGHAGSRVANYCSTHLLEHITNNEDFRAAAKSGSALEPSVENVKNGIRTGFLKIDEYMRNFSDLRNGMDRSGSTAVGVLISPKHIYFINCGDSRAVLYRNGQVCFSTQDHKPCNPREKERIQNAGGSVMIQRVNGSLAVSRALGDYDYKCVDGKGPTEQLVSPEPEVYEILRAEEDEFIILACDGIWDVMSNEELCEFVKSRLEVSDDLENVCNWVVDTCLHKGSRDNMSIVLVCFSNAPKVSDEAVRKDSELDKHLESRVEEIMEKSGEEGMPDLAHVMRILSAENIPNLPPGGGLAGKRNVIEAVYSRLNPHRESDGGAGDLEDPW, encoded by the exons ATGGGTGCATTTTTGGACAAACCCAAAACTGAGAAACATAATGCTCATGGTGCTGGGAATGGTTTACGTTACGGCCTGAGCAGCATGCAAGGATGGAGAGTGGAAATGGAAGACGCACACACAGCTGTTGTAGGCATTCCTCACGGCTTGGAAGACTGGTCCTTTTTTGCAGTTTATGATGGTCATGCTGGATCTCGAGTAGCAAATTACTGCTCAACGCACTTATTAGAACACATCACTAATAACGAAGACTTCAGGGCAGCTGCAAAATCAGGATCCGCTCTTGAGCCCTCCGTGGAAAATGTCAAGAATGGCATCAGAACTGGCTTTTTGAAAATCGATGAATACATGCGTAACTTTTCAGACCTCAGAAACGGAATGGACAGAAGTGGTTCAACTGCAGTTGGCGTCCTGATTTCACCCAAGCATATCTACTTTATCAACTGTGGTGATTCACGTGCTGTTCTGTATAGGAATGGACAAGTCTGCTTTTCCACCCAGGATCACAAACCTTGCAATCCAAGGGAGAAGGAGCGAATCCAGAATGCAGGAGGCAGCGTAATGATACAGCGTGTTAATGGTTCATTAGCAGTGTCTCGTGCTTTGGGGGACTATGATTACAAGTGTGTTGATGGCAAGGGCCCAACAGAACAACTTGTTTCTCCAGAGCCTGAGGTTTATGAAATTTTAAGAGCAGAAGAGGATGAATTTATCATCTTGGCTTGTGATGGGATCTGGGATGTTATGAGTAATGAGGAGCTCTGTGAATTTGTTAAATCTAGGCTTGAGGTATCTGATGACCTGGAAAATGTGTGCAATTGGGTAGTGGACACTTGTTTACATAAG ggAAGTCGAGATAACATGAGTATTGTACTAGTTTGCTTTTCAAATGCTCCCAAGGTCTCAGATGAAGCAGTGAGAAAAGATTCAGAGCTGGATAAGCACTTGGAATCACGGGTTGAAG AAATTATGGAGAAGTCTGGTGAGGAAGGAATGCCTGATCTTGCCCATGTCATGCGCATCTTGTCTGCAGAAAATATCCCAAATTTGCCTCCTGGGGGAGGTCTTGCTGGCAA GCGCAATGTTATTGAAGCTGTTTATAGTAGGCTGAATCCACATCGAGAAAGTGATGGg GGTGCTGGAGATCTAGAAGACCCATGGTAG
- the PPM1B gene encoding protein phosphatase 1B isoform X1, giving the protein MGAFLDKPKTEKHNAHGAGNGLRYGLSSMQGWRVEMEDAHTAVVGIPHGLEDWSFFAVYDGHAGSRVANYCSTHLLEHITNNEDFRAAAKSGSALEPSVENVKNGIRTGFLKIDEYMRNFSDLRNGMDRSGSTAVGVLISPKHIYFINCGDSRAVLYRNGQVCFSTQDHKPCNPREKERIQNAGGSVMIQRVNGSLAVSRALGDYDYKCVDGKGPTEQLVSPEPEVYEILRAEEDEFIILACDGIWDVMSNEELCEFVKSRLEVSDDLENVCNWVVDTCLHKGSRDNMSIVLVCFSNAPKVSDEAVRKDSELDKHLESRVEEIMEKSGEEGMPDLAHVMRILSAENIPNLPPGGGLAGKRNVIEAVYSRLNPHRESDGASEEAEESGSQGKLVEALRQMRINHRGNYRQLLEEMLTSYRLAKVEGEESPADPAATATSSNSDAGSPLTMQASRTESNSALAELDSYNEDAGTKMSGEQI; this is encoded by the exons ATGGGTGCATTTTTGGACAAACCCAAAACTGAGAAACATAATGCTCATGGTGCTGGGAATGGTTTACGTTACGGCCTGAGCAGCATGCAAGGATGGAGAGTGGAAATGGAAGACGCACACACAGCTGTTGTAGGCATTCCTCACGGCTTGGAAGACTGGTCCTTTTTTGCAGTTTATGATGGTCATGCTGGATCTCGAGTAGCAAATTACTGCTCAACGCACTTATTAGAACACATCACTAATAACGAAGACTTCAGGGCAGCTGCAAAATCAGGATCCGCTCTTGAGCCCTCCGTGGAAAATGTCAAGAATGGCATCAGAACTGGCTTTTTGAAAATCGATGAATACATGCGTAACTTTTCAGACCTCAGAAACGGAATGGACAGAAGTGGTTCAACTGCAGTTGGCGTCCTGATTTCACCCAAGCATATCTACTTTATCAACTGTGGTGATTCACGTGCTGTTCTGTATAGGAATGGACAAGTCTGCTTTTCCACCCAGGATCACAAACCTTGCAATCCAAGGGAGAAGGAGCGAATCCAGAATGCAGGAGGCAGCGTAATGATACAGCGTGTTAATGGTTCATTAGCAGTGTCTCGTGCTTTGGGGGACTATGATTACAAGTGTGTTGATGGCAAGGGCCCAACAGAACAACTTGTTTCTCCAGAGCCTGAGGTTTATGAAATTTTAAGAGCAGAAGAGGATGAATTTATCATCTTGGCTTGTGATGGGATCTGGGATGTTATGAGTAATGAGGAGCTCTGTGAATTTGTTAAATCTAGGCTTGAGGTATCTGATGACCTGGAAAATGTGTGCAATTGGGTAGTGGACACTTGTTTACATAAG ggAAGTCGAGATAACATGAGTATTGTACTAGTTTGCTTTTCAAATGCTCCCAAGGTCTCAGATGAAGCAGTGAGAAAAGATTCAGAGCTGGATAAGCACTTGGAATCACGGGTTGAAG AAATTATGGAGAAGTCTGGTGAGGAAGGAATGCCTGATCTTGCCCATGTCATGCGCATCTTGTCTGCAGAAAATATCCCAAATTTGCCTCCTGGGGGAGGTCTTGCTGGCAA GCGCAATGTTATTGAAGCTGTTTATAGTAGGCTGAATCCACATCGAGAAAGTGATGGg gccTCCGAGGAAGCAGAGGAAAGTGGATCACAGGGAAAATTGGTGGAAGCTCTCAGGCAAATGAGAATTAATCATAGGGGAAACTACCGACAACTTCTGGAGGAGATGCTGACTAGTTACAGGCTAGCtaaagtagagggagaagaaagccctGCTGACCCAGCGGCCACAGCTACTTCTTCGAACAGTGATGCTGGAAGCCCATTGACAATGCAGGCAAGCCGTACTGAATCAAACAGTGCTCTTGCTGAATTAGACAGCTATAATGAAGATGCAGGGACAAAGATGAGTGGTGAACAAATATGA